Genomic segment of Prochlorococcus marinus CUG1417:
ATCCATCGCACTAGCGACTATCGGAACTTCTCTTTTGAAATCACCTATTGACCAGGAAGGATCAGTCAAATCGTAATCGAGTGTTCTATTACCAGGGACTAAAGCTATTTCATCGATGCCAAAAGCCCGTCTGACTTTTTTATTTAAACCAAGTTCAATATTCACGATAGTTTTCTTTTATTCTGATTAAATTAACAACTAAAGGGGTAATAAGCCAAGGTTTATTCAAAAACAACAGGTTTTATTTTGATTTGTGTGTAAATGTGAGTATTTGGGAATTAAATAAATCTTTTTTTTTATTCATTATGACAATCAGCCATTATTATTAAAGAAAGGATTTTTGTATGTCTGATATTTTAGATTCCGATAACTCAGGATTAAGCGAAGATAACGATCGAATTATTCAGACTGACCTAAGAAATGAAATGTCTCGTTCATACCTTGAGTATGCAATGAGCGTTATAGTTGGTCGTGCTCTTCCAGATGCAAGAGATGGATTAAAACCTGTCCACAGAAGAATTCTTTATGCAATGTATGAACTTGGTTTAACTAGCGGTAGACCATACAGAAAATGTGCAAGAGTTGTAGGAGAAGTACTTGGTAAATACCACCCTCATGGCGATACTGCTGTTTATGATGCTTTAGTTAGGATGGCCCAGGATTTCTCTATGAGGATGCCACTCATAGATGGCCATGGAAACTTTGGTTCTGTTGATAACGACCCTCCAGCAGCAATGAGATATACAGAATCTCGTTTACAGTCTCTTACGGACGAAAGTTTATTAGAGGATATTGAATCTGAAACAGTAGATTTTTCTGATAATTTTGACGGTTCACAACAAGAACCAACGGTTTTGCCGGCTAGGATACCTCAATTACTTTTAAATGGTTCATCTGGAATAGCAGTTGGAATGGCAACTAATATTCCACCACATAATTTGGGAGAATTAATTAATGGTCTCAAAGCAATAATCAAAAACCCTTCGATTGAAAGTAAGGAACTTTTTGAAATAATCAAAGGTCCTGATTTTCCCACTGGAGGACAAATTTTAGGAAGAGATGGGATTAGAGAAACTTTCAAAACTGGAAGAGGTTCAATAACAATGAGAGGTGTTGCAAATATTGAACAAATCAAAGCTGCTGGTAGGGCAGAGAAAGATGCAGTAATAATTACGGAACTACCTTTTCAAACTAATAAAGCAGCTTTGATAGAGAGAATTGCTGACTTGGTCAATGATAAAAAATTAGAAGGAATTTCTGATATTAGAGATGAAAGTGATCGAGATGGAATGAGAATTGTTATCGAACTAAAGAGAGATGCCTATCCACAAGTAGTTTTAAATAATTTATTTAAGTTAACTCCCCTACAAAATAACTTTAGTGCGAATATTCTAGCTTTGGTAAAAGGAGAACCCACAACTCTTTCACTTCGAAAAATGTTAGATGTATTTCTAGATTTTAGGGTTGAGACAATAAGACGAAGAACAGGATTCTTATTAAGAAAGGCAGAAGAAAGGGATCACATTGTAAAGGGACTTCTATTAGCCTTAGCTGCTATGGATCAAATTATCAATTTAATAAGATCAGCCAAAGATGTAATTACAGCTCGCGAAAAATTACAAACTGATCATGAGTTATCTTCCACGCAGGCAGAGGCAATTTTACAAATGCAGTTAAGAAGATTAACAGCCCTTGAGGCAGATAAAATTAAGGCTGAACATGATGATTTAACTCAAAAAATAAACCAATATGAGCAAATATTGAATAGTAAAGAAAGAATTTATGAAATTATTCTTGAAGAACTTAATAAAATAGATGAAAAATTTTCTTCTCCAAGAAAAACAGAAATACTAGATTTAGGTGGTGGTCTAGATGATATTGATCTTATAGCAAATGATAGGTCAGTAGTTTTATTAACTGAAGCTGGTTATTTAAAAAGGATGCCCGTCAACGAATTTGAATCTACCAGTCGTGGGTCAAGGGGTAAAGCTGGCACAAAGACCCATGGAGATGATGAGGTCAAATTATTCATAAGCTGTAACGATCATGATACTCTTTTACTTTTCAGTGATAGAGGGGTAGCTTATGCTCTCCCAGCATATAGAGTTCCTATGGGCAGTAGAACAGCAAAGGGTACTCCATCAGTTCAACTTCTCCCGATACCACGAGAAGAAAAAATAACTTCATTAGTTGCAGTAGATTCTTTTGATAACGATTTTTATTTATTAATGCTTACTAGGGCTGGATTTATAAAAAGAACTTCACTTTCTGCTTTCTCAAAAATTCGCTCAAATGGTTTAATAGCAATTAATCTTGAGGATGGAGACGCCTTAACTTGGGTCAGATTATCAAAAGAAGGTGATAGTGTTTTAATTGGATCAAGAACAGGAATGGCTATTCATTTCAGATTGGATTTTAATGAATTAAGGCCACTTGGCAGGACAGCTAGGGGCGTTAAATCCATGAACCTTAGAAAAGGAGACAATCTTGTATCTATGGATGTTTTGACATCTGATTTGGTTGATCAATTAGCAAAAAGTGGGGATCTTACAAAAGAAAATGATGAAAGTCTTTTAGTTAACTCTTCAGAAGGACCTTGGGTATTAATAGCTAGTGCATTTGGACTAGGAAAGAGAGTTCCAGTAACTCAATTTAGATTACAAAAAAGAGCAGGGATGGGTTTAAGAGCGATAAAGTTCAGAATTGAAGATGATGTATTAGTTTGTTTGAAAGTCCTTGGAGAAGGAGAAGAGTTACTTTTTGTTACCGAAAAAGGTGTAATAGTTAGAACAAACGCTGATAAAATTTCACAGCAATCTAGGGCAGCTACTGGAGTAAAATTACAAAAACTGGACGAGGGAGATCATTTATCAGAAGTAGTATTAGTCCCTCATGAACAAATAAACGAAATAGACAAAATAAGCTCTGAGAGAGAAAAGTAAGAACAATTATCAAATGTATAATATGGAAATACTTGATATTTTAATTTTAGGTTCCGGTCCTGCAGCATTATGTTTAGCTTCAGAATTGGCCAAGCAAAATCTAAAAATTAAGGGAATATCCACTAAATCTCCAACTGAAAAATGGGAGAATACTTATGGTATATGGGCATCAGAGCTAGAGGAATTAGGATTAGAGTCCTTGTTATCTCACAGATGGAGTAAAACTGTTAGTTTCTTTGGAAACGGGGAAAATAAAAAGGGGGATACTCCCACAAAACATAACTATGATTATGGTTTAATAAATCAAGAAGCTTTTCAAAATGAACTTTTAAAAAAATGCAGAGGAATTGAATGGTTGAATGAAACTGCAGAAAATATTGTCGAGAAAAACAAACTATCTGAGGTAATTTGTCTTTCAGGTCTAAGAATTACGGCTAGGTTAGTGATTGACGCAAGTGGTCATAAAAGTAATTTTGTAAAAAGACCAGTTCAGGATGAAATTGCTCAACAAGCTGCTTATGGAATTGTCGGTAAATTTTCATCGCCACCTGTTAATAAAGAACAGTTTGTTCTAATGGATTTTCGTCCAAATCATCTGAACAAAGAAGAAAAGTTATCCTCCCCTTCCTTTCTTTATGCAATGGATCTGGGAAATGAAACTTTTTTTGTCGAAGAAACATCCTTAGCTAGTTATCCTGCATTATCTCAAGAAAATCTTAAAAAAAGACTTGTTAAAAGACTAAATAGTAAAGGCATCGAGGTATGTGAAATTTTTCATGAAGAGAATTGCCTTTTCCCAATGAATTTACCCCTCCCATTTAAAAAACAATTTGTACTTGGTTTCGGAGGGTCTGCAAGCATGGTGCATCCGGCCTCAGGATATATGATCGGCTCTTTATTAAGAAGAGCTCCCCTCCTTGCAGAAAAATTAGCAATCTTTTTAAAAGAACCTCATCTAAGTTCTTTTGAACTAGCAACAAAAGGTTGGGAAATCCTATGGCCTTACGAGTTAACACAAAGGCACAAACTTTACCAATACGGTCTAAGAAGATTGATGAGTTTTGACGAAAGTAGATTAAGAAGCTTTTTCACGAATTTCTTTAAATTAGCAACCAATGAATGGGTAGGTTTTCTTACTAATACACTTCCACTTCCAAAACTAATTTACGTGATGAGTAAGATGTTTATAAATTCACCTCTAAAAGTGAAACTAGGAATGCTCAAGTTAAATTAGTATTTTTATTTTCGCCAATCATCAATATTAATATTTGGGAAGACTTTATCCTCTTCTTCAATATCTTCAAGAAATTTTAAATTAATATTAGATTGATTTTTGATCATTTCAATCAATTTCCAGAACCTGAATAAGTGTCTTTCTATTCTCTCTTTTGCGAGCTCAGTTGTGGTTCCAGCTCTTAGAATAAAACTCCAATCAGAAGACTCAGAGAGAAGTAATTCTCTTGCGGCTTGTTTAAAAAGTCTTGGAGATAAGTCATTATTAAAATTTTTTAAGCACAAATTAACAAAGGTTGAGCCTGCCTTTGTGATTTCTGGAACGATCCATGCATTTGCATCATTAATCCAGTAATTATGGTAACCACCTTGCCCCCAGCTTGATGGCGATGGGTCACAAATCTGAAGATTTGGTTTTTGCATTAAGAATTCTTTTAAATTTGTAAGCTTAATTGAATATTTTCTAGAGTTCTTTAATATATTTTCAATAAAAAAAGGTCCTTCATACCACCAATGACCAAATAACTCTGCATCAAATGGAGCTACCAATAAAGGGTTAAAGGAAGAGGATAAAGTCAATTTTTCTAGTTGTTTGGATCTCGCCAGAAGATAGGCATCAGCATGTTCTGACGCCTTATTTTTGGCTTCATTTTCAAGGTAAAACTCTTTTTTCCCTAAAGAAATATTTTCATCTGTAATCTTATGAAACTTTAAACCCAAAGGTCTTTTTGTTGAAATACCTTTCTTTTGGAGACTTGAGAGAGGCAATTCCCACCCCAAATCTTTATGATATTCCCTGTAGACTTTATTGCCCGGAAATCCATCCTTAGCAGACCAAACGGGCAGGGTTGACTCACTGTCTCTCCCGAAAAAAGCCACTCCTTTTTTAGAGCATATTGGAGCATATACACCATATCTAGGCCTTGGCGTGGAATTTAGAATACCGTGCCCGTCTAAGATTGTATATCTAATTCCAGAATTAAATAATATTTCATCTAAGCCCTCATAATATGCGCATTCAGGTAACCAAATACCTAAAGGCTTTGTTTCAAAAATATTTTCATGGCTCCTAATGGCTGTATTTATTTGTCCTTTAATAGTTTCAGGGTTCTCCCTTAGAATTGGTAAATATCCATGAGTAGCAGCACAAGTGAGAATATCCAAATTTCCAGAGTTATTTAATAACCTAAACTTCTCAATTAAATTTCCAGAACAATTTTGCCAATATAGATACTTATCATTAAGATTATTCATTAAAAATGCAGAGGCATTTTTTTCTTCTATTGGCAGTTCGTTTAGGAAATCATTCCTTGTTTTAATCCAGCTTGGAAAAGTTTCTTGAATTTGCTTGTTATTTAGAAGTGATAATAATGTTGGAGACAAACTAATAGTAAGTTTTGTATTTTCAGGATTTTCATTTTTGGAAGATTCTATTGATTGAAGTAGTGGTATATAACATTCTAGAATCGCCTGAAATAACCAATCCTCTTCTAAGGAGTTTTTTTCATTTTTTCTGACATAAGGTAGATGAGCATGTAAAACTATCGCCAACTGACCTAAAACATTTCCTTGGGGGTATCGCCCATTCATACTCTTATAATTTATGCCTAAAATTCTATAAAAAATCAAAACCAACCTTTTATAAAAGGAAGCTTTGATCCTAAAAGAATACTTTAATAATTTAAATATTTCATTTTTTTCTTCAGAATTTTAACCAATATTGTTTAAGTTATAAATTTGCATAAAATTTTTTTGAACTAAATCTAGTCAATTTTTTTTAATTAGCTTAATATAAGTCTAGATTACTCCATCTCATGTCAAAAGATCCTGGAAGAATTTTGATATTTGATACAACTCTTCGTGATGGAGAGCAGTCTCCTGGTGCTAGCTTAAATCTTGAAGAAAAACTTGCTATCGCTCATCAATTAGCAAGACTAGGAGTGGATGTTATTGAGGCTGGATTCCCTTTCGCAAGTCCAGGAGATTTTAAAGCTGTTAATAAAATTGCCAATGCTGTAGGGAAAGAAAATGGTCCAATAATATGTGGTTTAGCTAGAGCGTCACAAGGAGATATAAAAGCATGTTATGAAGCAGTAAGTCCAGCTCCTAGGAAAAGAATACATACTTTTATTGCCACAAGTGATATTCATCTTAAACATAAACTTAAAAAATCCAGAAAAGATGTTCTTCAAATAGTTCCAGAGATGGTTAATTATGCAAAATCGTTGGTAGATGATATTGAATTTTCTTGTGAAGATGCCTCAAGGAGTGATCCTGATTTTTTATACGAAGTGATTCAACTAGCAATTTCTGCAGGAGCGACAACAATAAATATCCCTGATACTGTTGGATTTACTACTCCTAGTGAATTTGGCAAACTAATTGCCGATATAAATATGAATGTTCCAAATATTGACGAGGCGGTAATCTCGGTTCACGGCCATAACGATTTAGGTTTAGCAGTAGCCAATTTTCTAGAAGCAGTAAAAAATGGAGCGAGACAACTAGAATGTACTATTAATGGAATTGGAGAAAGAGCCGGTAATGCCTCTCTGGAGGAATTAGTAATGGCGCTGCACGTTAGGAAAAGTTTTTTTAATAGTTTTTTCAAAAGAAATCCAGATTCACCAACTCCTCTTACGGCTATAAGAACAGAAGAAATAACGAAAACCTCTAGACTCGTTTCCAACCTAACTGGGATGACTGTACAACCTAATAAAGCAATTGTGGGAGCCAACGCTTTTGCACATGAGTCAGGCATTCATCAGGATGGGGTTTTAAAAAATAGACTAACTTATGAAATTATCGATGCAAAAACTGTTGGGTTGAGTGATAACAAAATATCTTTGGGGAAACTTAGTGGAAGAAGTGCAGTAAGAGCAAGATTAGAAGAGATGGGATATGACCTGAGTCGAGAAGATTTAAATGATGCTTTTGCTCGTTTCAAAGATTTAGCTGACAGGAAAAGAGAGATTACTGATCGAGATTTAGAAGCAATCGTTAGTGAACAAGTGCAGCTCCCAGAAGCTAAATTTCAATTAAGTCTTGTACAAGTAAGTTGCGGTAACGCATCTAAACCTACTGCCACCATTTCGCTTCTAAACACGGAAGATAATACTGAGGATACTGCTGTATCAATAGGGACTGGACCCGTTGATGCTGTATGCGAGGCTTTAAATAAATTAGCTAAAGTTCCTAATGAATTAATTGAATTTTCTGTCAAGTCGGTAACAGAAGGAATTGACGCTTTGGGCGAAGTAACAATAAGAATAAGAAGGGGAAATAAGATATATTCCGGTCATTCTGCGGACACCGATGTAGTAGTTGCTGCTGCCAATGCTTATGTTAATGCCTTAAATAGACTTTTATTTTCCGAGAAAAAAAATTCAATTCATCCACAATTTGATAATTTAGAAAATCCTGAGAAAACATTTCTATCTAATCCTGCAAATTAAATTATTTCTCAGGATTATTAAGTAGTTATAAAAACTGTATCTTAATGGGTTAGATTAATTTAATAGTCTAAGCAGTAAATAATGAGAGAAAGGTTATTAGGATACTGGGTACTTTCATGGGTTGGATTAGTTAGCAATATAATTGCGCTTCCAATAATCGCATTAATAATAAGTTTTGGGCCTCCACTAAAAGTTGCCAACATAACTCTTGCAATTAGCCTTGGATGGCCTGCTGCGATAGTAGGAATTGTTTCTTCAGCAGCCCTTTTAGCAGAAAGAAAATGGGGCGTAACTTTAACTATAGTGTCTCTTTCAATGGTAATTTCTGGGATGGGTCCGTATTCAGTGGTAAGACTCGTAACACTTCAGGACATTTTTGGAATTGGAGGGTTTACTCTAATAACAACAATCCTAAGTACACTAGCTCTTCTATATTGGTGTAATCCAAAGCACCGAAGAAGTATAAGACTATAAATTGAAAATCAAGAAAATGTATTATTCTTGATAGTTGGATACTGAATTCTTCTATGTCTAATTCTTTTCCAAACATTCAAGAATGCTCTTTTAATTAAGAAAATTTCCCCCTTTGTTAACTCACTTTCATTTAATTGACCATCTTTCTGACGTGAATAGATAATCTTAGATATGGTTACCAAAGCTTCATTGTCAGAAGCATTAATATTCATAGCTCTTAGTGCTGCTTCACATCCGTCAGCGAGCATCAATATAGCCGTCTCCTTTGATTGCGGAATTGGGCCCTTATATCTAAAATCATTTTCAGCAATATTGATATTTTTCTCTTTGGCTTTGTGAAAAAAATATCCCATCTTAAGAGTGCCTTGATGTTCTGGGATGAAGTTAGCTATTGGTTTAGGTAGCCTATGTTTTCTTGCATACTTTAATCCTTCATCAACATGAGCCTGCAAAACATCAGCACTTTTAAATGGATCATCTATTTCATCATGAGGATTCTTTGAACCATCCTGATTCTCAATAAACCAATTTGGTGCATGTAATTTGCCTACATCATGGTATAGCGCTCCCGTTTTAATTAAATCAATATCACCTCCAATCATTCGTGTAGCTTCCTCTGCTAAACCACATATCAATAATGTATGTTCAAAAGTTCCAGGAGCCTCCAGCGACAATCTTCTTATGAGGGGTTTCTCTTTATCCGCTAATTCTAATAATCTTGCTTTAGTTAATAGTCCAAATATGGATTCAAAAAT
This window contains:
- the gyrA gene encoding DNA gyrase subunit A, with the translated sequence MSDILDSDNSGLSEDNDRIIQTDLRNEMSRSYLEYAMSVIVGRALPDARDGLKPVHRRILYAMYELGLTSGRPYRKCARVVGEVLGKYHPHGDTAVYDALVRMAQDFSMRMPLIDGHGNFGSVDNDPPAAMRYTESRLQSLTDESLLEDIESETVDFSDNFDGSQQEPTVLPARIPQLLLNGSSGIAVGMATNIPPHNLGELINGLKAIIKNPSIESKELFEIIKGPDFPTGGQILGRDGIRETFKTGRGSITMRGVANIEQIKAAGRAEKDAVIITELPFQTNKAALIERIADLVNDKKLEGISDIRDESDRDGMRIVIELKRDAYPQVVLNNLFKLTPLQNNFSANILALVKGEPTTLSLRKMLDVFLDFRVETIRRRTGFLLRKAEERDHIVKGLLLALAAMDQIINLIRSAKDVITAREKLQTDHELSSTQAEAILQMQLRRLTALEADKIKAEHDDLTQKINQYEQILNSKERIYEIILEELNKIDEKFSSPRKTEILDLGGGLDDIDLIANDRSVVLLTEAGYLKRMPVNEFESTSRGSRGKAGTKTHGDDEVKLFISCNDHDTLLLFSDRGVAYALPAYRVPMGSRTAKGTPSVQLLPIPREEKITSLVAVDSFDNDFYLLMLTRAGFIKRTSLSAFSKIRSNGLIAINLEDGDALTWVRLSKEGDSVLIGSRTGMAIHFRLDFNELRPLGRTARGVKSMNLRKGDNLVSMDVLTSDLVDQLAKSGDLTKENDESLLVNSSEGPWVLIASAFGLGKRVPVTQFRLQKRAGMGLRAIKFRIEDDVLVCLKVLGEGEELLFVTEKGVIVRTNADKISQQSRAATGVKLQKLDEGDHLSEVVLVPHEQINEIDKISSEREK
- a CDS encoding HDIG domain-containing metalloprotein, with amino-acid sequence MQNITTYLKKLFYLWCRSQVPIKQPNKISKIDNLIIFLICILISIVSSYKLLLISSLKLSDIFSWLLTFTEVLISTGILILVSKKENPTINSRQIILIVTLLLAVQATKLVFASTISPLSIIIPPALIISQAMGSITALAWVSIASLSWPDPAIVINNNLFFISLVGASVVSLLGGRIRSRAQLLQLSIFVPAGSFLSQWILIGKDEISLVDKQELVFANGKIFSDSLLLAIVMLFTILFIPIFESIFGLLTKARLLELADKEKPLIRRLSLEAPGTFEHTLLICGLAEEATRMIGGDIDLIKTGALYHDVGKLHAPNWFIENQDGSKNPHDEIDDPFKSADVLQAHVDEGLKYARKHRLPKPIANFIPEHQGTLKMGYFFHKAKEKNINIAENDFRYKGPIPQSKETAILMLADGCEAALRAMNINASDNEALVTISKIIYSRQKDGQLNESELTKGEIFLIKRAFLNVWKRIRHRRIQYPTIKNNTFS
- a CDS encoding glycoside hydrolase family 57 protein: MNGRYPQGNVLGQLAIVLHAHLPYVRKNEKNSLEEDWLFQAILECYIPLLQSIESSKNENPENTKLTISLSPTLLSLLNNKQIQETFPSWIKTRNDFLNELPIEEKNASAFLMNNLNDKYLYWQNCSGNLIEKFRLLNNSGNLDILTCAATHGYLPILRENPETIKGQINTAIRSHENIFETKPLGIWLPECAYYEGLDEILFNSGIRYTILDGHGILNSTPRPRYGVYAPICSKKGVAFFGRDSESTLPVWSAKDGFPGNKVYREYHKDLGWELPLSSLQKKGISTKRPLGLKFHKITDENISLGKKEFYLENEAKNKASEHADAYLLARSKQLEKLTLSSSFNPLLVAPFDAELFGHWWYEGPFFIENILKNSRKYSIKLTNLKEFLMQKPNLQICDPSPSSWGQGGYHNYWINDANAWIVPEITKAGSTFVNLCLKNFNNDLSPRLFKQAARELLLSESSDWSFILRAGTTTELAKERIERHLFRFWKLIEMIKNQSNINLKFLEDIEEEDKVFPNINIDDWRK
- the crtL gene encoding lycopene beta cyclase, coding for MEILDILILGSGPAALCLASELAKQNLKIKGISTKSPTEKWENTYGIWASELEELGLESLLSHRWSKTVSFFGNGENKKGDTPTKHNYDYGLINQEAFQNELLKKCRGIEWLNETAENIVEKNKLSEVICLSGLRITARLVIDASGHKSNFVKRPVQDEIAQQAAYGIVGKFSSPPVNKEQFVLMDFRPNHLNKEEKLSSPSFLYAMDLGNETFFVEETSLASYPALSQENLKKRLVKRLNSKGIEVCEIFHEENCLFPMNLPLPFKKQFVLGFGGSASMVHPASGYMIGSLLRRAPLLAEKLAIFLKEPHLSSFELATKGWEILWPYELTQRHKLYQYGLRRLMSFDESRLRSFFTNFFKLATNEWVGFLTNTLPLPKLIYVMSKMFINSPLKVKLGMLKLN
- a CDS encoding 2-isopropylmalate synthase, whose amino-acid sequence is MSKDPGRILIFDTTLRDGEQSPGASLNLEEKLAIAHQLARLGVDVIEAGFPFASPGDFKAVNKIANAVGKENGPIICGLARASQGDIKACYEAVSPAPRKRIHTFIATSDIHLKHKLKKSRKDVLQIVPEMVNYAKSLVDDIEFSCEDASRSDPDFLYEVIQLAISAGATTINIPDTVGFTTPSEFGKLIADINMNVPNIDEAVISVHGHNDLGLAVANFLEAVKNGARQLECTINGIGERAGNASLEELVMALHVRKSFFNSFFKRNPDSPTPLTAIRTEEITKTSRLVSNLTGMTVQPNKAIVGANAFAHESGIHQDGVLKNRLTYEIIDAKTVGLSDNKISLGKLSGRSAVRARLEEMGYDLSREDLNDAFARFKDLADRKREITDRDLEAIVSEQVQLPEAKFQLSLVQVSCGNASKPTATISLLNTEDNTEDTAVSIGTGPVDAVCEALNKLAKVPNELIEFSVKSVTEGIDALGEVTIRIRRGNKIYSGHSADTDVVVAAANAYVNALNRLLFSEKKNSIHPQFDNLENPEKTFLSNPAN